One window from the genome of Pseudanabaena yagii GIHE-NHR1 encodes:
- a CDS encoding DUF2997 domain-containing protein: METLEFIIYPDGRVEERVTGIVGSSCAEVTAAIEAKLGIVAHRELTSENFAQQQLTSQSATQLDRVSDMDASRFSQW, encoded by the coding sequence ATGGAAACTCTGGAATTCATTATTTACCCAGATGGTCGGGTCGAAGAGCGTGTGACAGGCATTGTCGGTTCTAGTTGTGCTGAGGTGACAGCAGCGATCGAAGCAAAACTAGGGATAGTCGCTCATCGAGAGTTAACTTCCGAAAATTTTGCTCAGCAGCAACTTACATCTCAGTCGGCTACGCAACTCGATCGGGTGTCAGATATGGACGCTTCTAGATTTAGTCAATGGTAA
- a CDS encoding DUF29 domain-containing protein — MLQSDLKQNLQGDRSNTLVGNQSINQYEQDFYAWTQEQSELLRLGQWQGLDIENLVEEILSLGRLQKQELRNRLGILIGHLLKWDYQPELRSKSWRATIREQRDEILEILQENPSLKPYLDEAVQKGFRQGINLVLKETPLDLHDLPSVCPYAIAQILDLQFPFE; from the coding sequence ATGCTGCAATCAGACTTAAAGCAAAATTTGCAAGGCGATCGCTCTAATACTCTCGTTGGCAATCAATCTATTAATCAATATGAACAAGATTTTTATGCTTGGACACAAGAGCAATCTGAATTATTACGTTTGGGGCAATGGCAGGGGCTAGATATTGAAAATTTGGTAGAGGAGATTTTATCGTTGGGTAGGCTGCAAAAGCAGGAACTCCGCAATCGTTTAGGAATTTTAATTGGGCATTTATTAAAGTGGGACTATCAACCAGAATTGCGTAGTAAAAGTTGGCGAGCCACTATTCGCGAACAACGGGATGAGATTTTAGAAATTTTGCAAGAGAATCCCAGCTTAAAGCCTTACCTTGATGAAGCGGTTCAAAAGGGATTTCGCCAAGGGATTAACTTAGTTTTAAAAGAAACGCCCCTTGATCTGCATGACTTACCCTCAGTATGTCCCTATGCGATCGCCCAAATTCTCGATCTACAATTTCCGTTTGAATAA
- a CDS encoding C40 family peptidase translates to MIYRSLTDINIYDSPMLDRLATQMAKGRYLQVLEAEPNFLKIQLLEDDYEGLLDRQDFQKLESSDHQSFIDNLPPALSAAEIGDRLPQVIAFIQQAMATPNEYLWGGTVAPNYDCSGLMQAAFASVGILIPRDAYQQEAFGEPVSLDELQIGDLIFFGTPAKATHVGIYIGDRAYIHSSGKDHGHNGIAISEISGSDQVSQWYASQLRVAARITKSYKNESSG, encoded by the coding sequence ATGATTTACCGCAGTTTAACTGACATTAATATTTACGATTCCCCAATGCTCGATCGCCTTGCAACACAGATGGCAAAGGGTAGATATTTACAAGTATTAGAGGCTGAGCCAAATTTTCTAAAAATCCAGCTACTCGAAGATGACTATGAGGGGTTGCTTGATCGCCAAGATTTCCAAAAATTAGAGTCAAGCGATCACCAAAGTTTCATCGATAATTTACCACCAGCATTAAGTGCTGCCGAAATAGGCGATCGCTTGCCGCAAGTCATTGCTTTTATTCAACAAGCAATGGCAACACCAAATGAATATCTCTGGGGTGGGACAGTTGCGCCAAATTATGATTGTTCTGGACTAATGCAAGCCGCCTTTGCTTCAGTTGGTATTTTGATTCCCCGCGATGCCTATCAACAGGAAGCCTTTGGTGAACCCGTCTCTCTAGATGAGTTGCAAATCGGCGATCTGATTTTCTTTGGCACACCTGCTAAGGCGACTCATGTGGGTATATATATTGGCGATCGCGCCTATATCCATAGCTCTGGCAAAGACCATGGACATAATGGTATTGCTATCAGTGAAATCTCAGGCTCAGATCAGGTTTCACAATGGTATGCCAGCCAATTACGTGTTGCTGCAAGAATTACCAAAAGCTATAAAAACGAAAGTTCGGGATAA
- a CDS encoding RNA polymerase sigma factor produces the protein MQLPPLPEIHHPKIQALFQKSDRELVTLFQRHPEEGQYFAAIFCRYGQVLYTLIGTATRSPVQSDYLFVKTWEYIYHEMRVLDLRVTTPRLSLQSWLINIAAMMINRAEVPPVEEIQYSLKDTPPVFWCYLNQALNQMAGNLRLVLLLSQTFQWSHTRIAAYLHAEGESISASDVKQLLFRAYQALEDALPEDIRDIYLAQPAVTA, from the coding sequence GTGCAGCTTCCCCCCCTTCCCGAAATTCATCACCCTAAGATTCAGGCGCTTTTCCAGAAAAGCGATCGCGAACTCGTGACACTATTTCAAAGGCATCCTGAAGAGGGTCAATATTTTGCAGCGATTTTTTGTCGCTATGGACAAGTGCTGTATACCTTGATTGGCACGGCAACGCGATCGCCCGTGCAATCAGACTATTTATTTGTCAAAACTTGGGAATATATCTACCACGAAATGCGAGTGCTAGACCTGCGGGTGACAACGCCGCGTCTATCCTTGCAAAGTTGGCTAATCAATATTGCCGCGATGATGATTAATCGTGCCGAAGTACCTCCCGTTGAAGAAATTCAATATTCCCTCAAGGATACCCCCCCTGTATTTTGGTGCTACCTTAATCAAGCCCTAAATCAAATGGCAGGCAACCTGCGTCTGGTACTATTGTTATCTCAAACTTTTCAATGGAGCCATACACGCATCGCCGCCTACTTACATGCTGAGGGCGAAAGCATTTCTGCTAGCGATGTAAAACAACTTCTATTCAGAGCCTATCAAGCCCTAGAAGATGCTCTGCCCGAAGATATCCGAGACATTTACCTAGCTCAACCCGCCGTTACTGCCTGA
- a CDS encoding SPOR domain-containing protein — MQTLSPTISPTISPKISQTNPRVTDAETDFLPAIAQSSVLQTALAGLDASLNDELDRYRHWQENGQTISYLNPFRPRAVSTQSIWTSPSLSEALSPLTPPVEVNSDRRTIQMPVMPPLGTNTTDAIANAELHQYRGLDLDSLDSPSHSGINADLDRAVAYAQSLHGYGDASMGINSPSDAPNIEPTMAQIPAPDDDEILQSFANDYSNNYADNYQDSVNQEYPYPAPPAEKSALRSLMNPVGIISLLLLLCSSAAIGYLMVDPSGVMKLFKPEQKTKAAQTNNDDLGKDINLQNQQKSNDLSFVPFAGDKTQVNVDSLAKNSKAIADPTFVNKNKNSTLTKNSSVFAPNSAFVPSSPLRTVPSMSLPPMSVAPLPPALAPLERSYTPAPMPRNEPVPTRSYSEPAPSRTPSSNSSSTPKPSRNVSVVPTTPTPVPEYVAPRSNTAVKYAAPISSAATTPPAQSSYRVVVENSYAASAQQIERDAYVRPSDGQVQVGSYRDPNVAQQRIEQLRRQGIPARIE, encoded by the coding sequence ATGCAAACATTGAGTCCTACCATCTCCCCAACCATCTCACCCAAAATTTCTCAAACTAACCCAAGGGTCACTGACGCAGAGACTGATTTTTTGCCTGCGATCGCTCAATCATCAGTCTTGCAAACAGCGTTGGCTGGTTTGGATGCGAGCCTCAATGATGAGCTAGATCGCTACCGCCATTGGCAAGAGAATGGTCAAACCATTTCCTATCTCAATCCTTTTAGACCTCGCGCAGTATCTACTCAATCCATCTGGACATCGCCCAGTTTGTCGGAAGCTTTGTCTCCTCTCACGCCTCCTGTAGAAGTCAATAGCGATCGCCGCACGATTCAAATGCCTGTGATGCCACCATTGGGTACAAATACTACCGACGCGATCGCGAATGCGGAATTACATCAATATAGAGGACTAGATCTCGATAGCTTAGATAGCCCTAGTCATAGTGGTATTAATGCAGATTTAGACCGAGCAGTTGCATATGCTCAAAGTTTGCATGGTTATGGTGACGCATCAATGGGTATCAATTCGCCAAGTGATGCACCCAATATTGAGCCAACGATGGCACAGATTCCTGCCCCTGATGATGATGAAATCTTGCAGAGTTTTGCTAATGATTACAGCAATAACTACGCAGATAATTATCAAGATTCAGTTAATCAAGAATATCCATATCCTGCTCCGCCAGCCGAAAAGAGTGCCCTCCGCAGTTTGATGAATCCTGTGGGGATAATTTCACTATTATTACTGCTCTGCTCTAGTGCAGCGATCGGTTATTTGATGGTCGATCCTTCTGGGGTAATGAAGTTATTTAAACCAGAACAAAAAACTAAAGCAGCCCAAACTAACAATGATGATTTGGGCAAGGATATTAATTTACAAAATCAGCAGAAATCTAATGACTTATCCTTTGTGCCTTTTGCGGGGGATAAAACTCAGGTTAATGTCGATAGCCTCGCTAAAAATAGTAAAGCGATCGCTGATCCTACTTTTGTCAATAAAAACAAAAATAGTACATTAACCAAAAACTCATCGGTCTTTGCTCCCAATAGTGCTTTTGTGCCAAGTTCACCATTGCGGACAGTGCCATCAATGTCTTTACCGCCCATGTCGGTTGCACCACTGCCACCAGCTTTAGCACCTTTGGAGAGGAGTTACACACCTGCACCTATGCCTAGGAACGAACCTGTACCCACACGTTCCTATAGTGAGCCTGCACCCAGCCGTACTCCTAGCTCTAACTCTTCTTCTACACCCAAGCCATCACGGAATGTCTCGGTAGTGCCAACAACGCCTACGCCTGTTCCTGAATATGTTGCGCCTCGTAGTAACACGGCTGTGAAATATGCAGCCCCCATCTCATCTGCCGCCACAACTCCACCAGCCCAAAGTAGCTATCGTGTCGTTGTTGAAAATAGCTATGCGGCTAGTGCTCAACAGATCGAACGCGATGCCTATGTACGCCCCAGTGATGGTCAAGTACAGGTTGGCTCGTATCGCGATCCTAATGTGGCTCAACAACGGATCGAGCAATTGCGTCGTCAGGGGATTCCTGCCAGAATTGAGTAG
- a CDS encoding 50S ribosomal protein L11 methyltransferase, whose amino-acid sequence MSWIELSIDTTNEAVDWVCTLLAKAIAVEDMHISEYQEESSQWTFTIQMYLPEDARIHQRIDEIEKILTPLNRTGMTSGLQTFILDHKPVHIALESHTASSLIRKIGDRFVVLSATSDYQAHPQEIVLRLQNSLAFGSGLHPATILSLRLLERHVKPNLDTLDLGSGSGILSVAMAKLGAKVLAIDNDPIAVSATQDAVERNQVTQQVTVKEASLGSASQLGHWMGGDSIESVPAIAAQKQFDLIVANIFARVHISLAPEFYKALRSTSTHSGILITAGYTSDRSENVSSAMLEAGFLECDRAQIDEWIAIAYRLG is encoded by the coding sequence ATGTCATGGATAGAACTGAGTATTGATACTACTAATGAAGCGGTAGATTGGGTCTGTACCTTGCTTGCCAAAGCGATCGCTGTTGAAGATATGCATATCAGCGAATATCAGGAAGAATCATCACAATGGACATTTACGATCCAAATGTACTTACCTGAGGATGCACGTATTCATCAACGGATTGATGAGATTGAGAAAATTCTCACACCACTGAATCGCACAGGTATGACTAGTGGATTACAAACCTTTATCCTTGACCATAAGCCCGTCCACATAGCATTGGAATCTCATACGGCAAGTTCTTTAATTAGAAAAATAGGCGATCGCTTTGTGGTTCTATCGGCGACATCAGACTATCAAGCCCATCCCCAAGAGATTGTGCTGCGTTTGCAAAATAGTCTTGCCTTTGGCAGTGGGCTACATCCCGCAACTATTCTCAGCTTGCGCTTACTAGAGCGCCATGTTAAGCCCAATCTCGACACCCTCGATCTTGGTTCAGGCTCAGGGATTCTCAGTGTCGCTATGGCAAAGTTAGGCGCAAAGGTGTTGGCGATCGATAATGATCCCATTGCGGTATCAGCAACTCAAGATGCAGTAGAGCGAAACCAAGTCACACAGCAGGTGACAGTCAAAGAGGCAAGCCTTGGCAGTGCTAGTCAATTGGGGCATTGGATGGGCGGTGATAGCATTGAGTCTGTTCCTGCAATTGCAGCTCAGAAACAATTCGATCTGATCGTTGCTAATATTTTTGCGCGAGTGCATATTTCCCTTGCCCCTGAATTTTACAAAGCGTTACGTTCCACTTCCACCCATTCAGGGATCTTAATCACTGCAGGATATACCAGCGATCGCTCCGAAAATGTATCTTCGGCAATGCTTGAAGCAGGTTTTCTAGAATGCGATCGCGCCCAAATCGATGAATGGATCGCGATCGCCTATCGTTTAGGTTAG
- a CDS encoding agmatine deiminase family protein, with translation MENPKTLGYAQPAEWQPHSACWLAFPSHRDLWLEYLDIVQAEFVALAKAISTSEQLEILVLEETAALAKQLLGDLPVCFHQIPFGDIWMRDMTPIYIKNADGKLGALHFQWNGWGGKYMLEHDDRVAANILQTLDFPTFEFDWVLEGGAIEVDGEGTCLTTKQCLLNPNRNPHLDQEAIESGLKIALGVEKVLWIEEGLLNDHTDGHIDTIARFIAPHTIMCMEPTSEDDPNYQVLKDIASQLETMTDAKGRKIDVVRIPSPNLVLDDEDEIMPASYLNFYISNDSVIIPIYGSPNDELAVQAIAKHFPNRKAIGLSAKHILLGGGAFHCITCHQPQ, from the coding sequence ATGGAAAACCCCAAAACCTTGGGCTATGCTCAGCCAGCCGAATGGCAACCCCATAGCGCATGTTGGCTAGCCTTCCCCAGCCATCGCGACCTGTGGTTAGAATATCTCGATATCGTCCAAGCGGAATTTGTTGCCCTTGCCAAAGCGATCTCCACATCCGAGCAGCTAGAGATTTTAGTCCTAGAGGAAACCGCCGCACTTGCTAAGCAATTGCTTGGCGACTTACCTGTGTGCTTCCATCAGATTCCCTTTGGCGATATCTGGATGCGCGACATGACTCCGATTTATATCAAAAATGCCGATGGGAAATTAGGGGCTTTGCATTTCCAATGGAACGGATGGGGGGGCAAATATATGCTCGAACATGACGATCGCGTAGCAGCTAATATTCTCCAAACCCTTGATTTTCCTACATTTGAATTTGACTGGGTACTTGAAGGTGGCGCGATCGAAGTCGATGGCGAAGGAACCTGTTTGACGACCAAGCAATGTTTACTCAATCCAAATCGCAATCCTCACCTCGATCAAGAAGCGATCGAATCTGGCTTAAAAATAGCTTTGGGCGTAGAAAAAGTTCTGTGGATTGAGGAAGGTCTGCTCAATGACCACACTGACGGACATATCGACACGATCGCGCGTTTCATCGCACCGCATACGATCATGTGCATGGAACCAACTTCTGAGGATGATCCTAACTATCAAGTTCTCAAGGATATCGCATCACAGTTAGAAACCATGACCGATGCTAAGGGCAGAAAAATAGATGTAGTGAGAATCCCTTCACCCAATCTTGTTCTCGATGACGAAGATGAAATCATGCCTGCTAGTTATCTCAATTTCTATATCTCTAACGATAGCGTAATTATTCCCATTTACGGTTCTCCTAATGATGAACTCGCAGTGCAAGCAATCGCTAAGCATTTTCCGAACCGCAAAGCGATCGGACTTTCTGCAAAACATATTCTCTTAGGTGGTGGTGCATTCCATTGCATCACCTGTCATCAACCCCAATAA
- the cobU gene encoding bifunctional adenosylcobinamide kinase/adenosylcobinamide-phosphate guanylyltransferase yields the protein MITLVTGATRSGKSEWAEHLAMRSQKNVIYIATATRYQNDAEWEARLQKHSDRRPESWQVLEVPIELAVTISELASNSSNYILVDSLGTWLANLLDKNEDEWAKIEHELLQVIQTCIVENELLHAVKGCIVDITFVAEEVGWGIVPAYELGRTFRDRLGGLSRKIGAIADAVYLVTGGYAVNLTQIGERLP from the coding sequence ATGATTACTCTGGTAACAGGCGCAACTCGCTCAGGTAAAAGTGAATGGGCAGAACATTTAGCAATGCGATCGCAAAAAAATGTAATTTATATCGCCACAGCGACTCGTTATCAAAATGATGCGGAATGGGAAGCTCGATTACAAAAACATAGTGATCGCCGTCCTGAAAGTTGGCAAGTTCTAGAAGTTCCTATTGAATTAGCTGTAACCATTTCAGAACTTGCTAGTAATTCTTCCAATTATATTCTGGTGGATTCACTCGGAACTTGGCTAGCCAATCTTTTAGATAAGAATGAGGACGAATGGGCAAAGATTGAGCATGAACTATTGCAGGTAATTCAAACCTGTATCGTTGAGAATGAGTTGTTACACGCTGTTAAAGGCTGCATCGTTGATATTACCTTTGTTGCGGAAGAAGTGGGTTGGGGAATTGTACCAGCCTATGAATTAGGTAGAACCTTTCGCGATCGCCTTGGTGGTCTCAGTCGCAAAATTGGTGCGATCGCTGATGCGGTCTACTTAGTCACTGGTGGATATGCAGTCAATCTCACTCAAATTGGCGAAAGATTACCCTGA
- a CDS encoding Uma2 family endonuclease, whose protein sequence is MTQAIVAIPETTNNPLVTEGQLLWTSADLELMPDNSNRYEIINGELYVTRAPHNKHQDTCGNFHYELKAWSKVSGLGYAVIGAGLIFGDNDDVIPDVIWMSKEKYAALIDDTGHFRGAPELVIEVLSAGTDNEKCDREVKLKLYSSRGVLEYWIADWQAKQIQVYRRENGILKLEMTLFATDTLTSPLLPDFSCLISQIFE, encoded by the coding sequence ATGACTCAAGCGATCGTTGCTATACCTGAAACCACTAACAATCCCCTTGTCACAGAAGGGCAACTTCTTTGGACTAGCGCTGACCTCGAACTCATGCCCGACAATAGCAACCGTTATGAAATTATTAATGGAGAACTTTACGTGACTAGAGCGCCTCATAATAAACATCAAGATACCTGTGGCAATTTTCATTATGAGCTTAAAGCTTGGTCAAAAGTATCGGGGTTAGGATACGCGGTAATTGGAGCAGGATTGATCTTTGGTGACAATGATGATGTCATTCCCGATGTGATCTGGATGAGTAAGGAGAAATATGCAGCTTTAATTGATGATACGGGGCATTTTCGCGGTGCGCCTGAGCTGGTGATCGAGGTGCTATCTGCAGGAACTGATAACGAAAAGTGCGATCGCGAAGTAAAACTTAAACTTTATTCATCAAGGGGAGTATTGGAATATTGGATTGCGGATTGGCAAGCGAAACAAATTCAAGTTTATCGGCGCGAAAATGGCATTCTCAAATTAGAGATGACTTTATTTGCAACTGATACTCTAACATCGCCACTTTTACCAGACTTTTCCTGTCTAATATCCCAGATTTTTGAATAG
- a CDS encoding Uma2 family endonuclease has protein sequence MVTQLAKKTYTVDEYLELEIASDIRNEYRNGEIIPMTGGTPNHTEIAVNLLSIIKIALRGKPFRLFSADQRLWIPDLKMHTYPDVMVAPKPLEMQDSRKDTITNPCFITEVLSKSTQNYDRSEKFASYRTINTFQEYLLIDQYRVHVEHHVKTAVNQWLFSEYDDPTVTISLKFADVQIQIADLYDNIDFT, from the coding sequence ATGGTTACTCAACTCGCCAAGAAAACTTACACAGTTGACGAATACCTAGAGCTAGAAATAGCTTCAGACATTCGCAACGAATACCGTAATGGAGAAATTATTCCAATGACTGGTGGTACACCAAACCATACTGAAATCGCTGTCAATTTATTGTCAATTATCAAAATTGCCCTACGCGGTAAGCCTTTTCGTTTATTTTCTGCCGATCAGCGACTTTGGATTCCTGACCTCAAGATGCATACATATCCTGATGTGATGGTTGCGCCTAAACCTTTGGAAATGCAGGATAGTCGTAAGGATACAATTACCAATCCGTGCTTCATTACGGAAGTGTTATCTAAATCCACCCAAAACTACGATCGCAGTGAAAAATTTGCCTCTTACCGAACTATTAATACTTTTCAGGAATATTTATTAATTGATCAGTATCGTGTTCATGTAGAGCATCATGTCAAAACTGCGGTTAATCAATGGTTATTTTCGGAATATGATGACCCGACCGTGACGATTTCTCTAAAGTTTGCAGATGTGCAAATCCAAATAGCCGATCTTTACGACAATATTGATTTCACCTAA
- the thiC gene encoding phosphomethylpyrimidine synthase ThiC: MTVGLKLNSAPTRRGEYRGTQMHCARQGIITEEMQYVAWRENLPVELVRAEVARGRAIIPANKNHTNLEPMGIGIAFRCKVNANIGASPNSSNIDEEVAKLHLSVKYGADTVMDLSTGGGDLDVIRTAIINASPVPIGTVPIYQALESVHGRMENLTADDFLHIIEKHAEQGVDYQTIHAGILIEHLPLVKNRLTGIVSRGGGILARWMLHHHKQNPLYTHFNDIIEIFKKHDVSFSLGDSLRPGCLHDASDAAQLAELKTLGQLTRRAWEHDIQVMVEGPGHVPMDQIEFNVRKQMEECSEAPFYVLGPLVTDIAPGYDHITSAIGAAMAGWYGTAMLCYVTPKEHLGLPNAEDVRNGLIAYKIAAHAADIARHRPNARDRDDELSTARYNFDWNKQFELSLDPERAKEYHDETLPADIYKTAEFCSMCGPKFCPMQEKVDAEAITELEKFLAKEPVTTA, translated from the coding sequence ATGACAGTTGGACTAAAGCTTAACTCTGCACCCACAAGGCGCGGGGAATATCGCGGTACGCAAATGCACTGCGCTCGTCAAGGCATCATCACTGAAGAGATGCAGTATGTAGCATGGCGTGAAAATCTTCCCGTCGAATTAGTACGTGCTGAGGTTGCTAGAGGTCGGGCAATTATTCCCGCTAACAAGAATCACACCAATCTTGAACCCATGGGAATTGGCATTGCCTTCCGATGTAAGGTCAATGCCAATATTGGTGCATCTCCTAACTCTTCTAATATTGACGAAGAAGTTGCCAAGCTCCATCTATCGGTCAAATATGGCGCTGATACCGTGATGGACTTGTCCACAGGTGGTGGTGATTTGGATGTGATTCGGACTGCGATTATTAATGCTTCACCAGTTCCCATCGGTACAGTTCCCATTTACCAAGCGCTCGAAAGTGTGCATGGCAGAATGGAAAACCTCACAGCCGACGACTTCCTTCATATCATTGAGAAGCACGCTGAGCAGGGTGTAGACTATCAAACCATTCACGCAGGAATTTTGATCGAGCATCTGCCTCTGGTAAAGAATCGCCTGACAGGTATTGTGTCCCGTGGTGGTGGTATTCTGGCGCGTTGGATGTTGCATCATCACAAGCAAAATCCTCTCTATACCCACTTCAATGACATCATCGAAATCTTCAAGAAGCATGATGTTTCCTTTAGCTTAGGTGATTCTCTCCGCCCTGGATGTTTACATGACGCATCTGATGCTGCTCAGCTTGCAGAATTGAAAACCCTCGGACAGCTAACTCGCCGTGCTTGGGAACATGATATTCAAGTCATGGTGGAAGGTCCGGGACATGTGCCAATGGATCAGATCGAGTTCAATGTGCGTAAGCAAATGGAAGAATGCTCCGAAGCTCCTTTCTATGTGCTTGGTCCTCTGGTTACTGACATTGCCCCCGGTTATGATCACATCACTTCGGCGATCGGTGCAGCGATGGCTGGTTGGTATGGTACTGCTATGCTTTGCTATGTCACACCGAAGGAACACCTTGGTTTGCCCAATGCCGAAGATGTGCGTAATGGCTTGATTGCCTACAAGATCGCAGCTCATGCTGCCGACATTGCCCGTCATCGTCCTAATGCCCGCGATCGCGATGATGAGCTATCAACTGCGCGTTACAACTTTGATTGGAATAAGCAGTTTGAGCTATCTCTCGATCCTGAACGGGCTAAGGAATACCATGACGAGACCTTGCCTGCGGATATTTATAAGACCGCAGAATTCTGCTCGATGTGTGGGCCTAAGTTCTGTCCAATGCAAGAGAAGGTTGATGCAGAAGCGATTACTGAGCTTGAGAAGTTTTTGGCTAAAGAGCCTGTAACCACAGCATAA